One Halanaerobiales bacterium genomic region harbors:
- a CDS encoding GntR family transcriptional regulator — protein sequence MPTINEDKRPLYLRIKEYLEKKIENGKYKAGDKLPSENKLSKSLDVSRASLREALRVLEEEGKIIKQQGIGTFVNKPTPKFKKGIEKLNSVTETIENEGFQAGTKKLNIKEIKISESLKEKIYEVSNEKVDKVLRIERVRTANNTPVVYCIDHLVLKYLDNNYKKEYFESSLFDILNNKFEINVKRAVTNIVAVKADKYVSSFLNIKKNSPLLLLEQFHYDEKNRMILFSQNYFRNDQFQFKVMRNR from the coding sequence ATGCCTACAATTAATGAGGATAAAAGGCCATTATATTTAAGAATTAAAGAATATTTAGAAAAAAAAATAGAAAATGGAAAATATAAAGCAGGAGATAAATTACCTTCTGAAAATAAGCTTTCTAAAAGTCTAGATGTTAGTAGAGCTTCACTTAGAGAAGCCTTGAGAGTTCTTGAAGAAGAAGGTAAAATTATTAAACAACAGGGGATTGGAACTTTTGTAAATAAACCAACCCCTAAATTTAAAAAAGGTATTGAAAAATTAAATAGTGTTACTGAAACTATAGAAAATGAAGGATTTCAGGCAGGAACTAAGAAATTAAATATTAAGGAAATAAAAATTTCTGAATCTTTAAAAGAGAAAATCTATGAAGTTAGTAATGAAAAAGTTGATAAAGTATTAAGAATTGAAAGAGTAAGAACAGCAAATAATACGCCAGTAGTTTATTGTATTGATCACCTGGTTTTAAAATATCTAGATAATAATTACAAAAAAGAATATTTTGAAAGTTCTTTATTTGATATCTTAAATAATAAATTTGAAATTAATGTAAAAAGAGCTGTTACTAATATTGTTGCTGTTAAAGCCGATAAATATGTATCATCTTTTTTGAATATTAAAAAGAATTCACCCTTGCTTTTATTAGAACAATTTCATTATGATGAAAAAAATAGAATGATATTATTTTCTCAGAATTATTTTAGAAATGATCAATTTCAGTTTAAGGTTATGAGAAATAGATAA
- a CDS encoding BMP family ABC transporter substrate-binding protein, producing MIKKVLSISVVLVFALMMVFSAGSQVEAQDTKVGIVLSTGGLGDLSFNDAAYEGLQRAEDELGIEFDYVEPANPSEDETALRHFAGGGFDLVIGVGFQMADTLELVAKDYPNVKFAHIDQDFGKDIPDNVVSLNFTEWEGSFLAGALAGLVTETDVVGYVGGVNSSLIHRFEGGFYQGVKHVNPDAKVQSQYADSFGDPAKGREIALGMIDDGADVIYHAAGGTGTGVFQAAQEEDVYAIGVDSNQNFIQPGHVIASMLKRVDNAVFNTVEDVVEGDYEGGRNLYFSLAGGGVGLTNLTSITPEERQAYEDGMISEEELNTIEEMKQEITAPYADRINDIKQKIMKGEIKVENWGETGRPEDLE from the coding sequence TTGATTAAAAAAGTTTTAAGTATTTCTGTTGTTTTAGTTTTTGCTTTAATGATGGTGTTTTCTGCAGGTTCTCAGGTAGAAGCTCAGGACACTAAAGTTGGTATTGTTCTTTCTACTGGTGGTCTTGGTGATCTTTCTTTTAATGATGCTGCTTATGAAGGATTACAAAGAGCTGAAGATGAATTAGGTATTGAATTTGATTATGTAGAACCAGCAAATCCATCTGAAGATGAAACTGCTTTACGTCATTTTGCAGGTGGAGGATTTGATTTAGTAATTGGTGTTGGATTTCAAATGGCAGACACTTTAGAATTAGTTGCTAAAGATTATCCAAATGTAAAATTTGCTCACATTGATCAGGATTTTGGAAAAGATATACCTGATAATGTAGTATCCCTTAACTTTACTGAATGGGAAGGTTCTTTCCTAGCTGGTGCTTTAGCTGGTTTAGTAACTGAAACTGATGTTGTTGGTTATGTAGGTGGAGTTAACTCATCTCTAATTCACCGTTTTGAAGGTGGATTTTATCAGGGAGTAAAGCATGTGAATCCTGATGCAAAAGTTCAATCTCAATATGCTGATTCTTTTGGAGATCCGGCTAAAGGACGTGAAATTGCACTTGGTATGATTGATGATGGTGCCGATGTAATTTATCATGCTGCTGGTGGAACTGGTACTGGTGTATTCCAGGCAGCCCAAGAAGAAGATGTTTATGCAATAGGTGTAGATTCAAACCAAAACTTCATTCAACCAGGGCATGTAATTGCCAGTATGTTAAAAAGAGTAGATAACGCAGTATTTAATACAGTTGAAGATGTTGTTGAAGGAGACTATGAAGGTGGCCGTAATCTATACTTCAGTTTAGCAGGTGGTGGAGTTGGTCTTACAAATCTTACATCTATTACACCTGAAGAGAGACAGGCTTATGAAGATGGTATGATTAGTGAAGAAGAACTAAATACAATTGAAGAAATGAAGCAAGAAATAACAGCGCCTTATGCTGATCGTATCAATGATATTAAACAAAAGATCATGAAAGGCGAAATAAAAGTAGAAAATTGGGGAGAAACTGGCAGACCTGAAGACCTTGAGTAA
- a CDS encoding ABC transporter ATP-binding protein yields the protein MSREENYILEMNNITKLFPGVKANDNVNFSVKKGEIHALVGENGAGKTTLMKVLYGLYDQDNGEIFYNGEKVNLKGPQDAIDLGIGMVHQHFMLVDPLTVTENIVLGNEPRSGIILNQKKAKDKVKEISEKYGLYVDPEAEIRDISVGMQQRAEIIKTLYRGAELLIFDEPTAVLTPQEIDELFEIFKSLKEQGKTIVFITHKLQEVKAISDRITVLRNGKSVDTVDTEDVTEEDVAELMVGRQVLLEVEKTEANPGKKIFEVNNLKVSDNRDIPAVRGVSLTVRKGEILGIAGVEGNGQTELVEALTGIRKIESGKVKVRDKDITKFDAREIKRESVAHIPEDRQKRGLIMDFNLQENVILGYHDLEPFSRNGIMKYNNIADYTQKLIDEFDIRGGGMEAKAKNLSGGNQQKLIVAREFSQDPEFLIASQPTRGVDVGSIEFIHKQIIERRDNGAGVLLLSADLSEVLSLSDRIAVIFEGEIVDVLDASETDERELGKLMTGSTIDAGGEDSGK from the coding sequence ATGTCCAGGGAAGAAAATTATATTTTGGAAATGAATAATATTACTAAATTATTTCCAGGTGTAAAAGCAAATGATAATGTTAATTTTTCAGTCAAAAAAGGTGAAATCCATGCCCTAGTAGGTGAGAATGGTGCTGGTAAAACTACTTTGATGAAAGTTTTATATGGTTTATATGACCAGGATAATGGTGAAATTTTTTATAATGGAGAAAAAGTTAATTTAAAAGGTCCTCAAGATGCTATAGATCTAGGAATAGGTATGGTTCATCAACATTTTATGTTGGTTGATCCATTAACTGTTACTGAAAATATAGTACTTGGAAATGAGCCACGAAGTGGTATAATTCTTAATCAAAAGAAGGCTAAAGATAAGGTGAAAGAAATATCTGAAAAATATGGTCTTTATGTTGATCCAGAGGCAGAAATAAGAGATATTTCTGTAGGTATGCAGCAAAGAGCTGAAATTATTAAAACTCTTTACCGGGGAGCTGAATTGTTGATTTTTGATGAACCAACTGCTGTATTAACTCCTCAGGAAATTGATGAACTTTTTGAAATTTTTAAATCATTAAAAGAGCAGGGAAAAACTATTGTATTTATAACTCATAAACTTCAAGAGGTAAAAGCAATTTCTGATAGAATAACAGTTTTACGTAATGGTAAAAGTGTTGATACAGTTGATACTGAAGATGTTACTGAAGAAGATGTTGCAGAATTAATGGTAGGAAGACAGGTTCTATTAGAAGTTGAAAAAACCGAGGCAAATCCAGGTAAAAAAATATTTGAAGTTAATAATCTTAAGGTCAGTGATAATCGTGATATTCCAGCTGTAAGAGGTGTTTCATTAACAGTAAGAAAAGGAGAAATTCTTGGTATTGCAGGAGTAGAAGGAAACGGTCAAACTGAATTAGTTGAAGCTTTAACTGGTATTAGAAAAATTGAAAGTGGAAAAGTTAAAGTAAGAGATAAAGATATTACTAAATTTGATGCTCGTGAAATAAAAAGAGAAAGTGTTGCTCATATTCCCGAAGATAGACAAAAACGTGGTTTGATTATGGATTTTAATCTTCAGGAAAATGTTATTTTGGGTTATCATGATTTAGAACCATTCTCTCGAAATGGAATTATGAAATATAATAATATAGCTGATTATACTCAAAAGTTAATTGATGAATTTGATATTCGTGGTGGAGGAATGGAAGCAAAAGCTAAAAATCTTTCTGGTGGTAACCAACAAAAATTAATTGTTGCCCGTGAATTTTCACAGGATCCAGAGTTTTTAATTGCTTCACAACCTACTCGAGGAGTAGATGTTGGTTCAATTGAATTTATTCATAAGCAAATAATAGAAAGAAGAGATAATGGTGCTGGAGTATTGTTATTGTCTGCAGATCTTAGTGAAGTATTATCATTAAGTGATAGAATAGCTGTTATTTTTGAAGGAGAAATAGTAGATGTATTAGATGCATCAGAAACTGATGAAAGAGAATTAGGGAAATTAATGACTGGTTCAACTATTGATGCTGGAGGTGAAGATAGTGGAAAATAG
- a CDS encoding ABC transporter permease — translation MENRWDHIKSMMTNFGISLLSIVVALIFGIFFILLTDQSPVTAYQALYHGAFGSFSNILNTLWRSTPLILTGLAFALPFRAGLINIGAEGQLLMGGFAAGVAGYVFTSLPGFIHLPLAILIGMLAGALWGGLPGLLKAKFGSNEVITTIMLNHIAIALTINYGINKLRTSSRMATPEIEPSAALLRFKEIPKHPIWGKLPFADIFTNPGIRLHMNFVLAIIAAIILWYILFKTTLGYEMRAVGFNSDGAEYGGIKPGKSMFITMFLGGAVAGLAGAGEALGTHLSFMSGMDAGYGFTGIAVALIGQTHPIGVIFGGLLFGALNQGGLEMQFAGVPSEIVNIIQALVIFFVASLQILKMYLRKRKEKEGVE, via the coding sequence GTGGAAAATAGATGGGATCATATTAAATCGATGATGACCAATTTTGGTATTTCATTATTATCTATTGTAGTTGCATTAATATTTGGTATATTTTTTATATTATTAACAGACCAATCACCTGTTACTGCTTATCAGGCTCTATATCATGGAGCATTTGGTAGTTTTAGTAATATTTTAAATACCCTCTGGCGTTCTACACCATTAATTTTAACCGGACTTGCTTTTGCCTTACCTTTTAGAGCAGGTTTGATTAATATTGGTGCTGAAGGACAACTTCTAATGGGAGGTTTTGCTGCTGGTGTTGCTGGTTATGTTTTTACTTCTTTACCAGGTTTTATTCATTTACCTCTTGCAATTTTAATAGGTATGTTAGCCGGAGCTTTATGGGGAGGATTACCTGGGTTATTAAAAGCTAAATTTGGCTCAAATGAGGTTATTACTACTATTATGTTAAATCATATAGCAATTGCTCTGACAATTAATTATGGAATTAATAAATTAAGAACTTCTAGTAGAATGGCTACTCCAGAAATTGAACCTTCTGCTGCGTTATTAAGATTTAAGGAAATCCCAAAACATCCTATTTGGGGTAAGTTACCTTTTGCTGATATTTTTACCAATCCAGGTATCAGGTTACATATGAACTTTGTACTTGCCATAATTGCTGCTATTATTCTCTGGTATATATTATTTAAAACAACTCTTGGTTATGAAATGAGAGCTGTAGGATTTAATAGTGATGGTGCTGAATATGGTGGTATTAAGCCTGGAAAAAGTATGTTTATCACAATGTTTCTTGGTGGAGCTGTAGCAGGTTTAGCTGGTGCAGGAGAGGCCTTAGGAACTCATCTTAGCTTTATGTCCGGTATGGATGCTGGCTATGGTTTTACAGGTATAGCAGTTGCTTTGATTGGTCAAACTCATCCAATTGGAGTAATTTTTGGTGGACTTTTATTTGGAGCTTTAAATCAGGGTGGTTTAGAAATGCAATTTGCAGGTGTGCCTTCAGAGATAGTTAATATTATTCAGGCACTTGTTATTTTCTTTGTAGCCAGTTTGCAGATTTTAAAAATGTATCTACGTAAACGTAAAGAAAAAGAGGGGGTTGAATAA
- a CDS encoding ABC transporter permease — MDTIKEMLSLSLILASFRFATPLILAALGGIFSERSGVINIALEGMMLFGAFAAAYGSSINGNPWTGVLFAIIAGLMFGAIHALVCVVFKADQIVVGTGINIFATGLTIFLLQVLFNVKGTSPMVARLPFMRIFDVRFSVLTYVALILVPIVWYFFFKTSWGLRIRSIGEHPAAADTLGVKVNRWRFISVLMSGVLAGLAGAHLSIGDGSAFVREMSAGRGFIALAAMIFGKWHPVGAFGAAMLFGYAEAVAVRVDFPFIPSELISAIPYILTIVILAGFFGKSTPPAADGEPYTKGEN; from the coding sequence ATGGATACTATAAAAGAAATGCTATCACTTTCTTTAATACTAGCAAGTTTTCGCTTTGCAACCCCATTAATTTTAGCAGCTCTTGGTGGTATATTTTCAGAACGATCAGGAGTTATTAATATAGCTTTAGAAGGTATGATGCTTTTTGGGGCATTTGCAGCTGCTTATGGAAGTTCTATAAATGGTAATCCATGGACAGGTGTTTTATTTGCAATAATTGCAGGATTGATGTTTGGAGCTATACATGCACTTGTTTGTGTTGTTTTTAAAGCTGATCAAATTGTAGTAGGAACTGGTATTAATATATTTGCAACAGGACTTACTATATTTCTTTTACAGGTTTTATTTAATGTAAAAGGTACATCTCCAATGGTTGCTCGGTTACCTTTTATGAGAATTTTTGATGTAAGATTTAGTGTATTAACTTATGTAGCCCTTATTTTAGTTCCAATAGTTTGGTATTTTTTCTTTAAAACAAGTTGGGGTTTAAGAATAAGATCTATTGGAGAGCATCCAGCAGCAGCTGATACATTAGGTGTGAAAGTTAATCGCTGGCGTTTTATTTCTGTGCTCATGAGTGGTGTTTTAGCCGGTCTAGCAGGTGCTCATTTGTCTATCGGTGATGGAAGTGCATTTGTTCGTGAAATGTCGGCAGGACGAGGTTTTATAGCATTAGCTGCAATGATATTTGGCAAATGGCATCCAGTAGGTGCTTTTGGAGCTGCTATGTTATTTGGATATGCAGAAGCAGTTGCTGTACGAGTAGATTTTCCATTTATTCCATCAGAATTAATTAGTGCAATACCATATATTTTAACTATTGTTATTTTAGCTGGATTTTTTGGTAAATCAACTCCACCTGCAGCAGATGGAGAACCTTATACTAAAGGTGAAAATTAA
- a CDS encoding RodZ domain-containing protein, with translation MNIGNELQKARKENGLSIEELQKKTKIRKKYLIALENNDFSEIKGDVYVKSFIKGYARAIGINPDPFIYEYEQYISNKKPDEENKDAELNNMDLNKNNYFKKIAIIILIIIFMGTIGFFIYNNYIANSDTTIENSNVKLENSLDDNINLNENEIDSITSIEKNKFNISGNSYESKNNFDLEENDIIFDIPDNFNKNNDVSKKSTRNEKDDNIPDKTEEKENINIKIVARQKSWLRVTLNKKNNNDILYEGFMNNNQEEDFIFNNDNSITLRIGNGAGIYILYNEEKYGPWGERGEIIEKNIFYKNKLQIK, from the coding sequence TTGAATATAGGAAATGAATTACAAAAAGCTAGAAAAGAAAATGGATTATCAATTGAAGAACTTCAAAAGAAAACAAAAATAAGAAAAAAGTATTTAATTGCATTAGAAAATAATGATTTTTCTGAAATTAAAGGGGATGTGTATGTAAAATCATTTATTAAAGGTTATGCTAGAGCAATTGGTATTAATCCAGATCCATTTATTTACGAATATGAACAGTATATAAGCAACAAAAAACCTGATGAAGAAAATAAAGATGCAGAATTAAATAATATGGATTTAAATAAAAATAATTATTTTAAAAAAATTGCAATAATTATATTAATTATCATTTTTATGGGTACGATAGGATTTTTTATTTATAATAATTATATTGCAAATTCAGATACTACAATAGAAAATTCTAATGTAAAATTAGAAAATAGCTTAGATGATAATATTAATTTAAATGAAAATGAAATTGATAGTATTACTAGTATTGAAAAAAACAAATTTAATATCAGTGGAAATAGTTATGAATCTAAAAATAATTTTGATTTAGAGGAAAATGATATTATTTTTGATATTCCAGATAATTTTAATAAAAATAATGATGTGAGTAAAAAATCTACAAGAAATGAAAAAGATGATAACATTCCAGATAAAACTGAGGAAAAAGAAAATATAAATATTAAAATAGTTGCAAGACAAAAAAGCTGGTTAAGGGTTACTTTAAATAAAAAAAATAACAATGATATTTTATATGAAGGTTTTATGAATAATAATCAAGAAGAAGATTTTATTTTTAATAATGATAATAGTATAACACTAAGAATTGGCAATGGTGCAGGAATTTATATTTTATATAATGAAGAAAAATATGGACCCTGGGGAGAAAGAGGAGAAATAATAGAAAAAAATATTTTTTATAAAAATAAATTACAAATAAAATAA
- the surE gene encoding 5'/3'-nucleotidase SurE — translation MKILLTNDDGIYADGIQTLAKALAKGDHEIVMVAPDRERSASAHSITINDPLRAKEVEFKKIPNIKSYKIDGTPADCVKLGIEKFINFEPDLIISGINAGGNLGYDVLYSGTVSAAIEAWMMGYNSIAVSLVMDELRNFEMAANFVADFLNKLKLNLLPERMLLNINVPDIIEENLDGTYIADLGSSNYVDTFEKRVDPMGEDYYWLSGRTTEEFSYNTDIWAVNHNKVALTPLKIDLTNVSQKEVIQKILKS, via the coding sequence ATGAAAATACTTTTAACAAATGATGATGGTATATATGCTGATGGTATTCAGACTTTAGCTAAAGCTTTAGCTAAGGGGGACCATGAAATAGTGATGGTTGCACCAGATAGAGAAAGAAGTGCTTCTGCTCATTCAATTACTATTAATGATCCTTTAAGAGCCAAAGAAGTAGAATTTAAAAAGATACCTAATATAAAAAGTTATAAAATTGATGGTACACCTGCTGATTGTGTTAAATTAGGTATTGAAAAATTTATTAATTTTGAACCAGATTTAATTATTTCAGGAATAAATGCTGGCGGTAATTTAGGATATGATGTTTTGTATTCTGGAACTGTTTCAGCTGCAATTGAAGCCTGGATGATGGGTTATAATTCTATAGCAGTTTCATTAGTAATGGATGAATTACGCAATTTTGAAATGGCTGCAAATTTTGTAGCAGATTTTCTTAATAAATTAAAATTAAATTTATTACCAGAAAGAATGTTATTGAACATAAATGTTCCAGATATAATTGAAGAAAATCTTGATGGTACTTATATTGCTGATCTTGGTAGTAGTAACTATGTTGATACTTTTGAAAAAAGAGTTGATCCTATGGGGGAAGATTATTATTGGTTATCAGGAAGGACTACAGAAGAGTTTTCTTACAATACTGATATTTGGGCTGTTAATCATAACAAAGTCGCCCTTACTCCTCTTAAAATTGATTTAACTAATGTTTCTCAAAAAGAGGTAATCCAAAAAATACTGAAAAGTTAA
- a CDS encoding FxsA family protein codes for MFIKLLIVFATVPLIELALLIKIGEFIGIIPTIIIVGSTGIIGITLARSQGYQVIKKIKNKIELGKLPADDLIGGVLILIGGTMLLTPGILTDITGFSLIFPITRSVFVKIAKNKIKKYIENNRRGIEI; via the coding sequence ATGTTTATTAAATTATTAATTGTTTTTGCAACTGTACCTTTGATTGAGTTAGCATTATTAATAAAAATAGGAGAGTTCATCGGTATTATTCCAACTATTATTATTGTTGGTTCTACAGGTATTATTGGTATAACTCTTGCTCGAAGTCAGGGCTATCAAGTTATTAAAAAAATAAAAAATAAAATTGAGTTAGGTAAATTACCAGCTGATGATTTAATTGGTGGTGTTTTGATATTAATTGGAGGAACAATGCTACTTACCCCGGGAATATTAACTGATATAACTGGATTTAGTTTAATTTTTCCAATAACCAGAAGTGTTTTTGTAAAAATTGCAAAAAACAAAATAAAAAAATATATTGAAAATAATCGCAGGGGGATTGAAATATGA
- a CDS encoding class I SAM-dependent methyltransferase: protein MKDLSLIQGVEYSHQILKKYIEKKDVVIDATVGNGNDTLFLAKLVGKNGKIYGFDIQRKAIRNTRNKLVENNYSKRVKLIEDGHENMKDHIENEDISAILFNLGYLPGSDKKIITRPNTTLKAIKNGLEILIDGGIIVIVIYPGHEGGKIEKEKIIEYASDLDRKKYNVLHYYYLNQENKPPEVLVIRKRLNI from the coding sequence ATGAAGGATTTGAGTTTAATACAGGGTGTAGAGTATTCTCATCAAATACTTAAAAAGTATATTGAAAAAAAAGATGTAGTTATTGATGCAACAGTGGGTAATGGAAATGATACTTTGTTTTTAGCAAAATTAGTTGGGAAAAATGGAAAAATATATGGTTTTGATATTCAAAGAAAAGCTATTAGAAATACCAGGAATAAACTAGTTGAAAATAATTATAGTAAAAGAGTTAAATTAATTGAAGATGGTCATGAGAATATGAAAGATCATATTGAAAATGAAGATATTTCAGCTATATTATTTAATTTAGGATATTTACCAGGAAGTGATAAAAAAATAATTACACGTCCTAATACGACTCTAAAAGCTATAAAAAATGGTTTAGAAATTCTTATAGATGGAGGTATTATTGTTATTGTTATTTATCCAGGTCATGAAGGCGGAAAAATCGAAAAAGAAAAAATTATTGAATATGCCTCTGACTTAGATAGGAAAAAATATAATGTTCTTCATTATTATTATTTAAACCAGGAAAATAAACCTCCAGAAGTATTAGTTATTAGAAAACGTTTAAATATCTAA
- a CDS encoding TetR/AcrR family transcriptional regulator: MSKANNKNIRKKIYHKASQYLLNYGLKGWNMDQLAAETGMAKNTLYKIIGYKEDMIKEIYLNKIKSIERQVKVTVNKDENYFEKFLELDKMFLDLIRYTESRQAREVFLEYPQVENEIRKIKEKINNHIINFIKLGIEKNKLKNNNEADFYFDLILSLAFYYVKEKEIKNNKELFRKSLNTLIKGIAKE; this comes from the coding sequence GTGAGTAAAGCAAATAATAAAAACATCCGAAAAAAAATATATCATAAGGCTTCACAATATCTTCTTAATTATGGATTAAAGGGTTGGAATATGGATCAACTCGCAGCAGAAACAGGAATGGCAAAAAATACATTATATAAAATAATTGGTTATAAAGAAGATATGATCAAAGAAATATATTTAAATAAAATAAAATCGATCGAGCGACAAGTAAAAGTAACAGTAAATAAAGATGAAAATTATTTTGAAAAATTTTTAGAATTAGATAAAATGTTTCTGGATTTAATTCGATATACTGAAAGTAGACAGGCAAGAGAAGTTTTTTTAGAATATCCGCAAGTAGAAAACGAAATAAGAAAAATAAAAGAAAAAATTAATAATCATATAATAAATTTTATAAAATTAGGTATTGAAAAAAACAAATTAAAAAATAATAATGAAGCAGATTTTTATTTTGATTTAATACTATCTTTGGCCTTTTATTATGTAAAAGAAAAAGAGATTAAAAATAATAAGGAATTATTTAGAAAGTCGTTAAATACTCTTATAAAAGGAATAGCAAAAGAATAA
- a CDS encoding DUF2103 domain-containing protein codes for MSGNKYRHNKIKEEHTIIEDIKPLLEEVAKIAQVKSIIPGRINQRSGSGVPAYLQVKYNTSSGIKLLGKNSSSIQEVFVVTDYPDKLSKYLNNQDYIK; via the coding sequence ATGAGTGGTAATAAATATAGACATAATAAAATAAAAGAAGAACATACTATTATTGAAGATATAAAACCTCTATTGGAAGAAGTAGCCAAAATTGCTCAGGTAAAAAGTATTATACCCGGTCGAATAAATCAAAGAAGTGGAAGTGGCGTTCCAGCTTATTTACAGGTTAAATATAATACTTCAAGTGGTATAAAATTATTAGGAAAAAATAGTTCATCAATTCAAGAAGTTTTTGTTGTAACAGATTATCCTGATAAGTTAAGCAAATATTTAAATAATCAGGATTATATAAAGTAG
- the rimO gene encoding 30S ribosomal protein S12 methylthiotransferase RimO, with product MYKVFLKTLGCPKNEVDSEYMSGSLKIQDKFQIVDQAKESDVIVVNTCGFINDAKEESIETIFDALYYKENGYCNAVIVTGCLTQRYFEEIRNEIPEIDAILGTGNFDKLDTVIEKVMNGNNIYEVPDDPSFDYKSTLPRNYTNNYTSYLKIAEGCNNNCTYCTIPKIRGRLNSRPIEDLVKEAKQMINNGIKEIIIIAQDITQYGVDIYDESKLVSLLEKLTNLKGLKWIRLLYAYPERIDDDLINIIKKEDKICNYLDIPIQHSVKNVRKKMGRKGDSEDLLNLIKKLRNEIPDIVLRTSLIVGFPQETKNDFEKLVDFVKKIRFSRLGVFQYSKEEGTPAYHMKNQVDEEIKEYRYNEIMKIQQKISLENNKKLIGEELEVLVTEHNERYYKARSQYDAPEIDNQIFLEGDSLNIGDFVKCKVTDANDYDLFATTIKES from the coding sequence ATGTACAAAGTTTTTTTAAAAACTCTTGGATGTCCTAAAAATGAAGTCGATAGTGAATATATGAGTGGATCTCTAAAAATACAGGATAAATTTCAAATTGTAGATCAGGCTAAAGAATCTGATGTAATTGTTGTTAATACATGTGGTTTTATAAATGATGCAAAGGAAGAATCTATTGAAACTATATTTGATGCTCTTTATTATAAAGAAAATGGATATTGTAATGCAGTTATTGTGACAGGCTGTTTAACTCAAAGATACTTTGAGGAAATAAGAAATGAAATTCCAGAAATTGATGCAATATTGGGTACAGGCAATTTTGATAAATTAGATACAGTTATAGAAAAAGTGATGAATGGAAATAATATTTATGAAGTTCCTGATGATCCAAGTTTTGATTATAAATCTACTTTACCACGTAATTATACAAATAATTACACTTCTTATTTGAAAATTGCTGAGGGTTGTAATAATAATTGTACTTATTGTACAATTCCAAAGATAAGAGGAAGATTAAACAGCAGGCCTATTGAGGATTTAGTTAAAGAAGCTAAACAAATGATTAACAATGGTATTAAGGAAATTATTATAATAGCCCAGGATATTACTCAATATGGAGTAGATATTTATGATGAATCAAAGCTTGTTTCTTTGTTAGAAAAATTAACTAATTTAAAAGGATTAAAATGGATTAGACTTTTATATGCATATCCTGAACGTATAGACGATGATTTAATAAATATTATTAAAAAAGAAGATAAAATATGTAATTATTTAGATATTCCAATTCAACATTCAGTAAAAAATGTAAGAAAAAAGATGGGAAGAAAAGGGGATAGTGAAGATTTATTGAATTTAATAAAAAAATTAAGAAATGAAATACCTGATATTGTATTAAGGACTTCACTGATAGTTGGTTTTCCCCAGGAAACAAAAAATGATTTTGAAAAATTAGTTGATTTTGTAAAAAAAATAAGATTTTCAAGATTGGGAGTCTTTCAATATTCAAAAGAAGAAGGTACACCAGCATATCATATGAAGAATCAGGTTGATGAAGAGATCAAAGAATATCGTTATAATGAAATAATGAAAATTCAGCAAAAAATTTCTTTAGAAAATAACAAAAAACTTATTGGTGAAGAACTAGAAGTTCTGGTAACTGAACATAATGAAAGATATTATAAAGCTCGTTCTCAATATGATGCACCAGAAATTGATAACCAAATATTTTTAGAAGGAGATTCATTAAATATTGGGGATTTTGTTAAGTGCAAAGTAACAGATGCAAATGATTATGATCTTTTTGCAACTACAATAAAGGAGAGTTGA